A portion of the Stigmatella aurantiaca DW4/3-1 genome contains these proteins:
- a CDS encoding DUF1579 domain-containing protein has translation MSPRSFQESLSEGGIHHRLSQLAGQWEGVTKTWFEPDKLADESPWRGTIRPVAGGRLVVHEYEGAIQGKPLSGMVLYAYHLDLDRYEVAWFDTFHTGTSLMFFTGAPVGQGLGVLGSYGPPSGPPWGWRTEIHQPAADQLIITHYNIPPEGQGAEAKAVETVYRRVPGR, from the coding sequence ATGTCCCCGCGTTCGTTCCAGGAGTCCTTGTCAGAAGGTGGCATTCACCACCGGCTCTCCCAGCTTGCCGGGCAGTGGGAAGGGGTGACGAAGACGTGGTTCGAGCCAGACAAGCTCGCGGATGAGTCGCCCTGGCGCGGGACGATCCGCCCCGTGGCCGGGGGACGGCTCGTGGTGCACGAGTACGAGGGGGCGATCCAAGGCAAGCCGCTGTCCGGGATGGTCCTCTACGCATACCACCTGGATCTGGACCGCTACGAGGTGGCCTGGTTCGACACCTTTCACACCGGCACCTCCCTCATGTTCTTCACGGGCGCTCCGGTGGGGCAGGGGCTGGGCGTGCTCGGCAGCTACGGGCCGCCTTCCGGGCCGCCCTGGGGGTGGAGGACGGAGATCCACCAGCCGGCGGCGGATCAGCTGATCATCACCCACTACAATATTCCTCCCGAGGGCCAGGGCGCCGAGGCCAAGGCCGTGGAGACGGTGTACCGGCGGGTCCCTGGCCGCTAA
- a CDS encoding DUF4276 family protein, producing MKLGLIVEGHGEVQAAPLLVRRLLREWAPALQPTLLPPHRVARGQPVKEEEFRRAIEFMARKVGEGGRILVLLDADDDLPCQLGPRLLECAKRHRPDRTISIVIAAREYEAWFLASAESLQGYRGLPAELSAPPAPETVRNAKGWLDKHMPDGYQETIDQPAFTNRFDMTAARRMDSFDKFVREVGHLFGIPVPPRPPSDRSRGVQRLSGQGPAGTPSPRPWPRRPGPREEYCSG from the coding sequence ATGAAGCTGGGGCTCATCGTCGAAGGCCACGGCGAGGTGCAGGCGGCGCCCCTGCTGGTGCGCAGGTTGTTGAGAGAGTGGGCTCCTGCGCTGCAACCCACCCTTCTTCCTCCACACCGTGTTGCCAGGGGACAACCGGTCAAGGAGGAAGAATTCCGGCGGGCCATCGAGTTCATGGCGCGAAAGGTGGGGGAGGGAGGACGAATCCTCGTGCTGCTCGATGCCGATGATGATCTTCCTTGCCAACTGGGCCCCCGGCTTCTGGAGTGCGCGAAGCGCCATCGTCCAGACCGGACCATCTCGATCGTCATCGCGGCGCGCGAGTATGAGGCATGGTTCCTGGCCTCCGCTGAGTCCCTTCAGGGGTACCGAGGCCTTCCCGCTGAGCTCAGCGCACCTCCCGCGCCCGAGACCGTGCGCAATGCCAAAGGGTGGCTCGACAAGCACATGCCGGACGGATACCAGGAGACCATTGATCAGCCCGCCTTCACGAACCGCTTCGACATGACGGCCGCGCGACGAATGGACTCGTTTGACAAATTCGTCCGCGAGGTGGGCCATCTCTTTGGCATCCCTGTGCCGCCCCGCCCCCCCTCTGACAGATCAAGGGGTGTCCAGAGGCTTAGCGGCCAGGGACCCGCCGGTACACCGTCTCCACGGCCTTGGCCTCGGCGCCCTGGCCCTCGGGAGGAATATTGTAGTGGGTGA
- a CDS encoding pyridoxamine 5'-phosphate oxidase family protein, giving the protein MTKKTEQDVVAHLEQLIQGIKVAMMTTVEEDGSLRSRPMWTQSRPFDGELWFFTREHSAKVDEVEHDHHVSLSYAEPTKDRFVSVSGRCRLVTDKAKAREMWNPALKAWFPDGLDDPELSLLCITVEKAEYWDTPNSRMVQLIGFVKATLTGSTYQPSGHEKVNVTGTPGSSMH; this is encoded by the coding sequence ATGACCAAAAAGACGGAGCAGGACGTGGTCGCGCACCTGGAGCAGCTGATCCAAGGCATCAAGGTCGCGATGATGACGACGGTGGAGGAGGACGGCAGTCTGCGCTCCCGTCCGATGTGGACCCAGAGCCGGCCCTTCGACGGGGAGCTGTGGTTCTTCACCCGCGAGCACTCGGCCAAGGTGGATGAGGTGGAGCATGACCACCACGTGAGCCTCTCGTACGCGGAGCCCACCAAGGATCGCTTCGTGTCGGTGAGTGGCCGCTGCCGGCTGGTGACGGACAAGGCCAAGGCCCGCGAGATGTGGAACCCCGCCCTCAAGGCCTGGTTCCCCGACGGCCTGGACGACCCCGAACTGTCGCTGCTGTGCATCACCGTGGAGAAGGCCGAGTACTGGGACACCCCCAACAGCCGCATGGTGCAGCTCATCGGCTTCGTGAAGGCCACCCTCACCGGCAGCACCTACCAACCGTCGGGCCACGAGAAAGTCAACGTCACCGGAACGCCTGGCTCCTCGATGCACTGA
- a CDS encoding CARDB domain-containing protein, producing the protein MQRSVGKAVIGMVAWVGAAACGTPEESPELPLAEALQSAVVTNGPDFIVKSVKGPANVLLSTGFTAEVTVCNQGTQAGSAEIGLYFSVDSVITVPVNPGPYTDQPAGFAPTDFLQPGACQQLSVEGNSQVPLPGAYYLGAAVDPLNEVPEIRENNNIKTGHRVGVGEGADFIISEVSGPASARFSEPITASVQVCNQGTAWGSTDVVLYLSDDAVITVPVSPGPHTDQPLGSPRTVELAPGGCKTVSLSGSAGSLEEGPYYLGAVADPFNGVSEFLEDNNAKAGNRLGVGQRPDFIVSKVSGPASAEQGQSFVASVTVCNQGTEGGESDVALYLSEDKVIQVETPSAPPSDPPLSPPRPTGWLEAGQCRALSLEAHMVGQPGAYYLGAAVDVHGGSSELIEDNNTKVGNRLGVGHGPDFAITQVSGPSSASQSATFAVSVTVCNSGTRPGASEVSVYLSPDTVITPEGPQGNPNADHQVGSESTSSLEPGQCQTLTVTGSSGGAQEGVYSLGAVVDPWLNTPELLEDNNTKVGNRLGLGDAPDFAVTQVTPPPSLRPGHPFNASVTVCNQGTRGGSTDVELFLSQDTVITLPNNAGAGDSPAGIGWVDYLVPGGCQTVSIPGHVSLSEEGPYYLAAVANPYQNGSTSEWLLDNNTKVGARLGVGYGPDFIVSKVTGPASVPRGGLLTLSVTVCNQGTEGGSTDVDAYLSEDATLTPQSPWGSSPDLPVASQFSGYLEPGNCQTLSLMGSASVSNAGAYYLGAVVSPHPDDELISDNNIRVGKTVAVTGG; encoded by the coding sequence GTGCAACGAAGCGTCGGGAAGGCAGTCATTGGGATGGTGGCGTGGGTAGGCGCGGCCGCGTGCGGGACGCCGGAAGAGTCTCCGGAACTTCCCCTCGCCGAAGCCCTTCAGTCCGCCGTCGTGACAAATGGGCCGGACTTCATCGTGAAGAGCGTGAAGGGGCCGGCCAATGTGCTGCTGTCCACCGGGTTCACTGCCGAGGTGACGGTGTGCAACCAGGGAACCCAGGCAGGCTCCGCGGAGATCGGGCTCTACTTCTCCGTGGATTCGGTCATCACCGTGCCCGTGAACCCGGGCCCCTATACGGATCAGCCCGCGGGTTTCGCCCCGACGGACTTTCTGCAGCCCGGCGCGTGCCAGCAACTCTCGGTGGAGGGCAACTCCCAGGTCCCCTTGCCCGGGGCGTACTACCTGGGGGCCGCGGTGGATCCGCTGAATGAGGTTCCCGAGATCCGGGAAAACAACAACATCAAGACAGGCCACCGCGTGGGGGTGGGGGAAGGGGCGGATTTCATCATCTCCGAGGTCAGTGGTCCTGCCAGCGCTCGGTTCAGCGAGCCCATCACCGCGTCGGTCCAGGTGTGCAACCAGGGAACGGCGTGGGGGTCCACCGATGTGGTGCTCTATCTGTCCGATGATGCGGTCATCACGGTGCCAGTGTCGCCCGGGCCGCATACGGACCAGCCCCTGGGTTCCCCGCGGACCGTGGAACTGGCGCCCGGAGGCTGCAAGACCGTGTCCCTGAGCGGTTCGGCGGGTTCCCTGGAGGAGGGGCCCTACTACCTGGGCGCCGTGGCGGATCCGTTCAATGGGGTCTCCGAGTTCCTCGAAGACAACAACGCGAAGGCAGGCAACCGTCTGGGGGTGGGCCAGAGGCCTGACTTCATCGTCTCCAAGGTCAGCGGTCCGGCCAGCGCCGAGCAAGGACAGTCCTTCGTGGCGTCGGTGACGGTGTGCAACCAGGGAACGGAGGGGGGCGAGTCCGACGTGGCGCTGTATCTGTCCGAGGACAAGGTCATCCAGGTGGAGACGCCTTCAGCGCCGCCCTCGGACCCGCCCCTCTCCCCGCCGCGGCCGACGGGATGGTTGGAGGCGGGACAGTGCCGGGCCCTCTCGCTCGAAGCCCACATGGTGGGGCAGCCGGGTGCGTATTACCTGGGCGCCGCGGTGGACGTGCACGGCGGTTCCTCGGAACTGATCGAGGACAACAACACGAAGGTGGGCAACCGGTTGGGGGTTGGCCACGGGCCCGACTTCGCCATCACCCAGGTGAGCGGGCCTTCCAGCGCCTCGCAGAGTGCCACCTTCGCGGTCTCGGTGACGGTGTGCAACTCAGGAACGCGCCCGGGCGCCTCGGAGGTGAGCGTGTACTTGTCTCCTGACACGGTCATCACGCCGGAGGGTCCGCAGGGCAACCCCAACGCCGATCATCAGGTGGGCAGTGAGAGCACGTCTTCCTTGGAGCCGGGGCAGTGCCAGACGTTGACCGTGACGGGCTCGTCCGGGGGCGCGCAGGAAGGCGTGTACTCCCTGGGGGCCGTGGTGGATCCCTGGCTCAATACCCCCGAATTGCTCGAGGACAACAACACGAAGGTGGGCAACCGGTTGGGGCTCGGGGACGCGCCGGACTTCGCCGTCACCCAGGTGACGCCGCCCCCCAGTCTGCGGCCGGGCCATCCCTTCAATGCCTCCGTGACGGTGTGCAACCAGGGGACGCGGGGGGGCAGCACCGACGTGGAACTGTTCCTGTCCCAGGATACGGTCATCACCCTTCCGAATAACGCCGGGGCGGGCGACAGCCCGGCGGGCATCGGGTGGGTGGATTATCTGGTGCCCGGAGGCTGCCAGACGGTGTCCATCCCCGGGCATGTCTCCCTCTCCGAGGAGGGGCCCTACTACCTGGCCGCCGTGGCGAATCCGTACCAGAACGGCTCCACCTCGGAGTGGCTCCTGGACAACAACACGAAGGTGGGCGCCCGGCTGGGCGTTGGCTACGGCCCCGACTTCATCGTCTCCAAGGTGACTGGACCGGCCAGTGTGCCGCGCGGCGGGCTGCTCACGCTCTCGGTGACGGTGTGCAACCAGGGGACGGAAGGGGGCTCCACCGACGTCGATGCGTACCTGTCCGAGGACGCCACCCTCACCCCGCAGTCGCCCTGGGGCTCCTCCCCGGACCTGCCAGTGGCCAGTCAGTTCTCCGGCTACCTGGAGCCGGGCAACTGCCAGACGCTGTCCCTCATGGGCAGCGCCTCGGTGTCCAACGCCGGCGCCTACTACCTCGGGGCCGTGGTGAGCCCTCACCCGGACGATGAGCTGATCTCCGACAACAACATCCGGGTGGGCAAGACCGTGGCCGTCACGGGCGGGTAG